The Takifugu flavidus isolate HTHZ2018 chromosome 21, ASM371156v2, whole genome shotgun sequence genome has a window encoding:
- the cdca8 gene encoding borealin isoform X2, producing MAPRKRTTRQHKVDPRMAKLEAFLQDFDCEVETRVRLMKEKLKQLLKDVDNSYDMALLKMPKAIRQSSWLEHYKSEKPKSPLVDNTKREEEAATVDSVMVEDHAVLLKSVKKTKKNGGARSSSDDENVPRTTRKGRTTKKPPSTSKRAKALSVTTQNTSIRRSNRRPLVTPARNMMDSSLMMGATPLFTPRFDPRLPKTPAVRVPRHKERVYSISVNGSPIAGGNEDIVINIPSGNGESLQLLASQINTVDLSQLDQTALKSIRLLQNHLSTLCGQSE from the exons ATGGCTCCCAGGAAAAGGACCACCAGGCAGCACAAAGTGGATCCGAGGATGGCCAAGCTGGAGGCGTTCCTGCAGGACTTTGATTGTGAAG TGGAGACCCGAGTTCGACTGATGAAAGAGAAgctcaaacagctgctgaaagATGTGGACAACAGCTACGACATGGCGCTGTTGAAGATGCCCAAAGCCATCAGGCAGTCGTCCTGGTTGGAACACTACA AGTCTGAAAAGCCCAAATCTCCCCTGGTGGATAACACAAAG agagaggaggaggctgctaCTGTGGACAGTGTGATGGTGGAGGATCACGCAGTGCTGCTGAAATCTGTCAAGAAAA caaagaaaaatgGTGGCGCCAGATCCAGTTCAGACGACGAAAACGTCCCGAGAACGACCAGGAAG GGGAGAACGACGAAGAAACCTCCGAGTACGTCGAAGCGGGCGAAGGCGCTGTCGGTCACCACGCAGAACACCTCCATCAGACG GTCCAACAGACGGCCCCTGGTCACACCAGCCAGGAACATGATGGATTCCTCTCTGATGATGGGGGCCACCCCACTTTTCACCCCCCGCTTTGACCCCAG GCTTCCCAAGACCCCCGCTGTGAGAGTTCCCCGTCACAAGGAACGGGTCTACAGCATTTCAGTCAACGGTTCTCCCATCGCCGGGGGAAACGAGGACATTGTCATCAACATCCCCAGCGGCAACGGAGAG AGCCTCCAGCTGTTGGCCAGCCAGATCAACACGGTGGACCTGTCACAGCTGGACCAGACTGCTCTGAAGAGCATCCGGCTGCTGCAG AATCACCTCTCGACCCTGTGTGGACAATCCGAGTGA
- the cdca8 gene encoding borealin isoform X1, whose product MAPRKRTTRQHKVDPRMAKLEAFLQDFDCEVETRVRLMKEKLKQLLKDVDNSYDMALLKMPKAIRQSSWLEHYKSEKPKSPLVDNTKREEEAATVDSVMVEDHAVLLKSVKKTAKKNGGARSSSDDENVPRTTRKGRTTKKPPSTSKRAKALSVTTQNTSIRRSNRRPLVTPARNMMDSSLMMGATPLFTPRFDPRLPKTPAVRVPRHKERVYSISVNGSPIAGGNEDIVINIPSGNGESLQLLASQINTVDLSQLDQTALKSIRLLQNHLSTLCGQSE is encoded by the exons ATGGCTCCCAGGAAAAGGACCACCAGGCAGCACAAAGTGGATCCGAGGATGGCCAAGCTGGAGGCGTTCCTGCAGGACTTTGATTGTGAAG TGGAGACCCGAGTTCGACTGATGAAAGAGAAgctcaaacagctgctgaaagATGTGGACAACAGCTACGACATGGCGCTGTTGAAGATGCCCAAAGCCATCAGGCAGTCGTCCTGGTTGGAACACTACA AGTCTGAAAAGCCCAAATCTCCCCTGGTGGATAACACAAAG agagaggaggaggctgctaCTGTGGACAGTGTGATGGTGGAGGATCACGCAGTGCTGCTGAAATCTGTCAAGAAAA cagcaaagaaaaatgGTGGCGCCAGATCCAGTTCAGACGACGAAAACGTCCCGAGAACGACCAGGAAG GGGAGAACGACGAAGAAACCTCCGAGTACGTCGAAGCGGGCGAAGGCGCTGTCGGTCACCACGCAGAACACCTCCATCAGACG GTCCAACAGACGGCCCCTGGTCACACCAGCCAGGAACATGATGGATTCCTCTCTGATGATGGGGGCCACCCCACTTTTCACCCCCCGCTTTGACCCCAG GCTTCCCAAGACCCCCGCTGTGAGAGTTCCCCGTCACAAGGAACGGGTCTACAGCATTTCAGTCAACGGTTCTCCCATCGCCGGGGGAAACGAGGACATTGTCATCAACATCCCCAGCGGCAACGGAGAG AGCCTCCAGCTGTTGGCCAGCCAGATCAACACGGTGGACCTGTCACAGCTGGACCAGACTGCTCTGAAGAGCATCCGGCTGCTGCAG AATCACCTCTCGACCCTGTGTGGACAATCCGAGTGA